In Flavobacterium cerinum, one genomic interval encodes:
- the radC gene encoding RadC family protein: protein MKVVSYIPIRNWATADKPREKLIEKGKTILSDTELLTILIGSGSPRESALDLSKKILGSLDNNLNALGKLSIKQLMSFKGIGEAKAVTIVAALELGKRRKIESNHDNVEFILSSKAVFTIMNPIIGELEHEEFWILLLNNSNKVVCKYQISKGGLVATVVDPRLIFKTALEYNATGVILCHNHPSGSLKPSESDRNITSKLKEAGDCLDIKILDHVIITENDYLSFLDEGLL, encoded by the coding sequence ATGAAAGTCGTAAGTTACATTCCAATCAGAAACTGGGCAACCGCAGATAAACCCAGAGAAAAACTAATCGAGAAAGGAAAAACAATCTTAAGCGATACCGAATTATTAACTATTTTAATAGGTTCCGGAAGCCCAAGAGAAAGTGCTTTGGATCTGTCTAAAAAAATCCTGGGCAGTTTAGATAATAATTTAAATGCCTTAGGGAAATTATCCATTAAACAGTTAATGTCCTTTAAAGGTATAGGAGAAGCAAAAGCCGTTACAATAGTAGCCGCCTTGGAATTGGGTAAACGGAGGAAAATAGAATCGAATCACGACAATGTTGAATTTATACTTTCCAGTAAGGCCGTTTTTACAATCATGAATCCGATTATAGGGGAATTGGAACACGAAGAGTTTTGGATTCTGCTTTTAAATAATTCCAATAAAGTAGTGTGTAAATATCAGATCAGTAAAGGAGGGTTGGTAGCTACTGTTGTCGATCCGAGATTAATTTTTAAAACAGCACTTGAATATAATGCAACTGGGGTAATTTTATGCCATAATCATCCTTCGGGCTCTTTAAAACCAAGTGAATCCGATCGAAATATTACATCGAAACTTAAAGAAGCAGGAGATTGCCTGGATATTAAAATTTTAGACCATGTTATTATAACGGAGAACGATTATCTTAGTTTTTTAGACGAAGGATTACTGTAA
- a CDS encoding Fur family transcriptional regulator, with the protein MIEKKIKRTRNSNTKTVILELLTMCNTALAHKDFQNHFGDTCDRVTIYRALDRLVDEGRIHKITNWDGVIQYALCKECESKDQSLHNHEHVHFSCQKCRKITCIDSIAIKINLPSGYTVEEQQILITGICPICNDLQ; encoded by the coding sequence ATGATCGAAAAAAAGATTAAAAGAACGCGTAATTCAAACACGAAAACAGTAATTCTGGAATTATTGACCATGTGTAATACAGCTTTAGCTCATAAAGATTTTCAAAATCATTTTGGCGACACATGTGACAGGGTTACGATATACAGAGCACTCGATCGCCTTGTAGATGAAGGACGGATTCACAAAATCACCAATTGGGACGGCGTTATTCAATATGCACTTTGTAAGGAATGTGAGTCAAAAGACCAATCGCTCCACAATCATGAACATGTTCATTTCAGTTGCCAAAAATGTAGAAAAATCACCTGTATTGATTCCATTGCAATTAAAATAAATCTACCGTCCGGCTATACTGTTGAGGAACAGCAGATTTTGATAACCGGCATCTGCCCTATATGTAACGATTTACAGTAA
- a CDS encoding ABC transporter ATP-binding protein: protein MIITKNITFSYGKGTSFTFPDIHCSDGETILITGGSGKGKTTLLHLLGGLLRPQEGEILINNTDIKTLSEKKLDHFRGKNIGLVLQQSHFIASFSVLENVILASWLATGKHLTEKAKLLLEHLDLKDHIHKLPTQLSIGQQQRVSIARALINEPKVLLADEPTSSLDDENAFKVADLLDNLAKEYRSALVIVTHDSRLKQRFTNQIALS, encoded by the coding sequence ATGATTATTACAAAAAATATTACTTTTTCATATGGAAAAGGGACTTCTTTCACGTTTCCCGATATCCATTGTTCCGATGGAGAAACAATACTGATAACCGGTGGATCCGGAAAAGGGAAAACAACATTGTTACATCTTTTAGGAGGACTCTTACGACCTCAGGAAGGCGAAATTCTAATTAATAATACAGATATTAAAACGTTGTCTGAAAAGAAATTGGATCATTTCAGAGGTAAAAATATCGGTTTGGTTTTACAGCAATCTCATTTTATTGCATCGTTTTCGGTTTTGGAAAATGTAATACTGGCTTCCTGGCTTGCTACGGGCAAGCATCTTACGGAAAAAGCAAAATTACTATTGGAGCATCTGGATCTGAAAGATCATATTCATAAATTGCCGACTCAGCTTAGTATCGGTCAGCAACAACGAGTTTCTATTGCAAGAGCATTGATCAATGAACCAAAAGTGTTATTGGCAGATGAACCGACATCGAGTCTGGATGACGAAAATGCTTTTAAAGTAGCGGATTTGCTGGATAATCTGGCTAAAGAATATCGATCGGCTTTGGTAATCGTTACACATGATTCCCGATTAAAGCAACGTTTTACCAATCAAATCGCCTTATCATGA
- a CDS encoding ABC transporter permease encodes MITKLAWKNTWFKPLNTTLSIILLTASVAIITVLILLQKQFEEKFSSNADGIDLVLGAQGSPLQLILSSVYQVDAPTGNIDYQEAHKWMTNPFVKTAIPLAFGDNYHGFKIVGTTVNFIEHYEAILRTGRPFSDNFEVVIGSAVAKKMNLKTGDKFFGSHGDAEEGEVHEEHAYHVVGVLSETGKVIDNLILSDIPSVWAMHDSHEHGEGEMHDHDHEGHDHDHSEAHEHHHEEEGQNLEGKEITAVFLKFRNKMGIVTWPRMIPQNTKMQAASPAIEINRLFTLFGVGLQALQYLAYGIMLISGISIFIALYNTLKERKYEFALLRVNGATRFQLLYLVVVESLILCVLGFLFGTIVGRIALMYISGSSEDEFKMTFNPFEFVWEKEGFLFLLTIFVGILAAVIPAVKAYRLNISKTLANA; translated from the coding sequence ATGATCACAAAATTAGCTTGGAAAAATACTTGGTTTAAGCCATTAAATACAACATTAAGTATTATTTTGTTAACGGCGAGTGTGGCTATTATTACGGTTTTGATCTTGCTACAAAAACAATTTGAAGAGAAATTTTCCAGTAACGCAGATGGTATCGATCTGGTTTTAGGGGCGCAGGGAAGTCCGTTACAATTGATATTGTCTTCGGTGTATCAGGTGGATGCGCCTACAGGTAATATTGATTATCAGGAAGCGCATAAGTGGATGACGAATCCGTTTGTAAAAACAGCTATACCACTAGCTTTCGGAGATAATTACCACGGTTTTAAAATCGTAGGTACGACTGTGAATTTTATTGAACACTATGAGGCAATATTACGAACCGGCCGACCTTTTTCTGATAATTTTGAAGTAGTAATAGGTAGTGCGGTGGCAAAAAAAATGAATCTGAAAACCGGAGATAAATTTTTTGGTTCTCATGGTGATGCTGAAGAAGGTGAGGTGCACGAAGAGCATGCGTATCATGTGGTAGGAGTGTTGTCGGAAACCGGAAAAGTGATCGATAATCTGATTCTTTCCGATATTCCGAGCGTTTGGGCCATGCATGATTCACATGAACATGGAGAAGGCGAAATGCACGATCACGATCACGAAGGACATGACCATGATCATTCGGAGGCACATGAGCATCATCACGAAGAAGAAGGGCAAAATCTGGAAGGAAAAGAGATTACAGCCGTTTTCTTAAAATTCAGAAATAAAATGGGTATTGTAACCTGGCCGAGGATGATACCGCAAAATACCAAAATGCAGGCGGCCTCACCGGCTATCGAAATCAACCGACTTTTTACGCTGTTTGGCGTTGGACTTCAGGCATTGCAATATCTGGCTTATGGTATTATGCTGATATCAGGAATCAGTATTTTTATTGCGCTATACAATACACTGAAAGAAAGAAAATATGAATTTGCATTACTTCGGGTTAACGGAGCCACACGATTTCAGTTGTTGTATCTGGTTGTTGTGGAGAGTTTGATTTTATGTGTTCTGGGATTTCTTTTTGGTACTATTGTTGGTAGAATTGCGCTGATGTATATCTCGGGATCTTCCGAAGATGAATTTAAAATGACGTTTAACCCTTTTGAGTTTGTTTGGGAAAAAGAGGGATTTTTATTTTTACTAACTATATTTGTTGGAATTTTAGCCGCTGTTATTCCGGCGGTTAAGGCTTACCGACTTAATATTTCAAAAACTTTAGCTAATGCGTAA
- a CDS encoding YjjG family noncanonical pyrimidine nucleotidase: MKFTNKTDIFFDLDHTLWDFEKNSALAFDAIFKKHAMAISLENFLEYYIPVNFKYWKLYQEEKITQQELRYSRFKEVFDLLDYPIDDEQINFLAQEYIHYLPTFNHLFEGAIEILDYLKSKYNLHIITNGFHEVQEGKLRNANIAHYFITVTNSEKAGVKKPNPIIFEYALDIAKAEKDKSIMIGDSMEADIQGALNVGLDAIFFSESDYGDALKVPQIRHLLELKKIL, encoded by the coding sequence ATGAAGTTTACGAATAAAACCGATATTTTTTTCGACCTGGATCATACGCTATGGGATTTCGAGAAAAATTCAGCCTTAGCTTTTGATGCCATTTTTAAGAAACATGCAATGGCTATTTCGTTAGAAAATTTTCTGGAATACTATATACCGGTAAATTTTAAGTATTGGAAATTGTATCAGGAGGAAAAAATAACACAACAAGAATTACGTTATTCCCGTTTTAAAGAAGTTTTCGATTTATTGGATTATCCGATCGATGATGAACAGATTAACTTTTTAGCACAGGAATATATCCATTATCTACCAACGTTTAACCATCTGTTTGAAGGTGCGATTGAAATTTTAGATTATTTAAAATCAAAGTACAATCTGCATATTATTACAAATGGATTTCATGAAGTACAGGAAGGGAAACTGCGCAATGCTAATATTGCTCATTATTTTATAACGGTTACTAATTCAGAAAAAGCAGGTGTTAAAAAGCCGAACCCGATAATTTTTGAGTACGCATTAGATATTGCAAAAGCCGAAAAAGATAAAAGTATCATGATAGGAGATAGTATGGAAGCCGATATTCAAGGGGCTTTAAATGTAGGTCTTGATGCTATATTTTTTAGCGAATCGGATTATGGAGATGCTTTAAAAGTACCGCAGATACGCCATTTATTGGAACTAAAAAAAATACTTTAA
- a CDS encoding replication-associated recombination protein A, which produces MEAPLAERIRPQHLSEYISQLHLVGEQGSLTNQIARGIIPSLILWGPPGTGKTTLAQIMAQESKRPFYVLSAINSGVKDIREVIDKAKQSGGLFTARNPILFIDEIHRFSKSQQDSLLAAVEKGWVTLIGATTDNPSFEVIPALLSRCQVYILNAFSKEDLEALLHRALEKDTILKSKNIHLQETEALLRLSGGDGRKLLNIFELVINASEGDTIEITNEKVMQLVQKNTVLYDKTGEQHYDIVSAFIKSIRGSDPNGAVYWLARMIEGGEDVKFIARRMLILASEDIGNANPTALIMANNTFQAVTTIGYPESRIILSQCAIYLATSPKSNASYMAIGKAQQLVKQTGDLPVPLHLRNAPTKLMKELGYGDEYKYAHDYTNNFVEQEFLPDELQHTVFYEPGNNSRENGTREFLKNRWKDKYKY; this is translated from the coding sequence ATGGAAGCACCATTAGCAGAACGCATACGCCCGCAACACTTATCCGAATATATTAGTCAGTTACATTTGGTTGGAGAACAAGGTTCTTTAACGAACCAGATTGCACGTGGCATTATCCCTTCTTTAATTTTATGGGGACCGCCCGGAACCGGAAAAACGACCTTAGCTCAAATCATGGCTCAGGAAAGCAAACGCCCGTTTTATGTTTTAAGTGCGATTAATTCCGGAGTTAAAGATATACGCGAGGTAATCGACAAAGCCAAACAAAGCGGCGGTTTATTTACAGCTCGTAATCCTATATTATTTATTGACGAGATCCATCGTTTTAGTAAGTCGCAACAGGATTCATTATTGGCTGCCGTTGAAAAAGGCTGGGTCACATTAATAGGTGCTACGACAGATAATCCGAGTTTTGAGGTTATTCCCGCTTTATTGTCAAGATGTCAGGTTTATATCCTAAATGCCTTTTCTAAAGAAGATTTGGAAGCTTTACTACACAGAGCACTGGAAAAAGATACTATTTTAAAATCAAAAAATATTCACTTACAGGAAACGGAAGCTTTATTGCGGTTATCCGGTGGAGACGGTCGTAAATTGCTGAATATTTTCGAACTGGTCATCAATGCATCAGAAGGAGATACAATTGAGATCACCAATGAAAAGGTCATGCAGCTTGTTCAAAAAAACACGGTATTATATGACAAAACCGGTGAGCAACATTATGATATCGTTTCGGCATTTATAAAATCCATTCGAGGTAGTGATCCGAATGGTGCCGTATATTGGCTGGCGCGAATGATTGAAGGCGGTGAAGATGTAAAATTTATTGCACGACGTATGCTGATTCTGGCATCGGAAGACATTGGCAATGCCAACCCGACCGCTTTAATTATGGCGAACAATACTTTTCAGGCTGTAACTACTATTGGTTATCCGGAAAGCCGAATTATCTTAAGTCAGTGTGCTATTTATCTGGCAACATCACCCAAAAGCAATGCCAGCTATATGGCCATTGGAAAAGCACAACAATTGGTAAAACAAACCGGAGATTTGCCGGTTCCGCTACATTTGCGTAATGCGCCTACCAAATTAATGAAAGAATTAGGGTATGGCGACGAATATAAATATGCTCATGATTACACCAATAATTTTGTAGAGCAGGAATTTCTTCCGGATGAACTGCAACATACGGTATTCTATGAACCGGGAAATAATTCCCGGGAGAATGGTACCCGGGAATTTTTAAAGAATCGTTGGAAAGATAAATACAAATACTAA
- a CDS encoding rhomboid family intramembrane serine protease: MKEIDFKFSPSVLAWPLYFVLVLWLVFWVEVKFKISLSDYGIYPRTLSGLKGIIFSPFLHGDIKHLYNNSIPLVMLVAALRYFYRKQALEVIILGILLSGFGTWLIGRESYHIGASGLIYVLVSFIFFKGIQTKYYRLVALSLTIIVLYGGMIWYVFPSPEENISWEGHLAGFITGYLLSFFMKTPEYQKPIRYEWERPDFDPSQDPFMKHFDENGNFVNLPKEEVPEKNEADQFFENYFKSDMPVYYRIIYKQDSDDKPTDETQKKD; this comes from the coding sequence ATGAAAGAAATAGACTTTAAATTTTCACCTTCCGTACTGGCCTGGCCACTGTACTTTGTGTTGGTGCTCTGGCTGGTCTTTTGGGTCGAGGTCAAGTTTAAAATAAGCCTTTCTGATTATGGGATTTATCCGAGAACGCTATCCGGTTTAAAAGGAATTATTTTCAGTCCTTTTCTACATGGTGACATCAAACATTTGTATAATAATTCGATACCATTAGTAATGTTGGTGGCTGCTTTACGATATTTTTATCGGAAGCAGGCATTGGAAGTCATTATTCTCGGAATTCTGCTTTCAGGATTCGGGACCTGGTTAATCGGGAGGGAGAGCTATCATATCGGAGCCAGCGGTTTGATTTATGTTTTGGTTAGTTTTATTTTTTTTAAGGGGATACAAACAAAATATTATCGATTAGTTGCTTTATCATTGACAATTATTGTATTGTATGGCGGAATGATTTGGTATGTCTTTCCAAGTCCGGAAGAAAATATATCCTGGGAGGGACATTTAGCCGGATTTATTACCGGTTACTTATTGTCGTTCTTTATGAAAACACCCGAATATCAAAAGCCGATTCGTTATGAATGGGAACGCCCGGATTTTGATCCGTCACAGGATCCGTTTATGAAACATTTTGATGAAAACGGCAACTTTGTCAACTTACCGAAAGAAGAAGTTCCGGAAAAAAATGAAGCGGATCAATTTTTTGAGAATTATTTTAAATCGGATATGCCGGTCTATTACCGGATTATTTACAAACAGGATTCCGATGATAAGCCAACAGATGAAACACAAAAAAAGGATTAA
- the rlmB gene encoding 23S rRNA (guanosine(2251)-2'-O)-methyltransferase RlmB, whose translation MEKEHLIFGIRAVIEAVNAGKEIDKVFIQKEAQGDLMQELMKTLKKNSINFSYVPIEKLNRLTSNNHQGAVASIAPVSFYNLETLIESVMENKKNPLFLILDQLSDARNFGAIIRTAECTGVDGIIIQKQGSAPVNGDTVKTSAGAVFNVPICKVDHIKDAIFYLQGSGVKTVAATEKTENLLYDIDLNQPVAIIMGSEDKGVNPSVLKIVDEKAKLPMFGTISSLNVSVACGAFLYETVRQRG comes from the coding sequence ATGGAAAAAGAACATCTAATTTTCGGTATCAGAGCAGTTATTGAAGCCGTAAACGCAGGAAAAGAAATCGACAAAGTTTTTATTCAGAAAGAGGCTCAAGGCGATCTTATGCAGGAACTAATGAAAACATTGAAAAAAAACAGTATCAATTTCTCATATGTTCCAATTGAAAAACTGAACCGATTAACATCAAATAATCATCAGGGTGCTGTTGCCAGTATAGCACCGGTTTCTTTTTATAATCTGGAAACGCTTATAGAATCGGTAATGGAAAACAAAAAAAATCCGCTTTTCCTTATTTTAGATCAGTTGTCTGATGCCCGAAATTTCGGCGCTATTATCAGAACAGCCGAGTGTACCGGTGTTGATGGTATTATTATTCAGAAACAAGGTTCAGCTCCTGTAAACGGTGATACTGTAAAGACTTCGGCCGGTGCCGTATTTAATGTTCCCATCTGCAAAGTAGATCATATTAAAGATGCCATTTTTTACCTGCAAGGTTCCGGTGTAAAAACAGTAGCCGCAACAGAAAAGACAGAAAATCTTTTATATGACATCGATCTTAATCAGCCTGTGGCAATTATAATGGGTAGCGAGGATAAAGGTGTAAATCCGTCTGTCCTTAAAATTGTAGATGAAAAAGCAAAATTACCGATGTTCGGAACTATCTCATCATTGAATGTTTCGGTTGCTTGCGGTGCTTTTTTATATGAAACCGTTCGCCAAAGAGGTTAA
- a CDS encoding SusD/RagB family nutrient-binding outer membrane lipoprotein translates to MKNKLKKIPLFAALLTIVTTTFFSCTDRFDEINTNPNAPGKVTTPGLFNNAMRAVITYPRSMSGSARLALPWIQYSAQLNYTDEDRFAFRETTNSALFNIYYLQAQNFKSVLDLNTAPETASEMTAYGNQANQIAASRIMLAYIFNKLVDVYGDIPYYSFGSDDPDFEALNKDNPTPKFASQEKIYTDLLKELKEAVESIDSNDKLFYDNQDNYFGSAEKLKRFGNSLRLRIANRVKHVIPGANTHIQEAIVSGVMESADDSVGVTFEANSVNPAPTYVAFFIDNRTDYTASKTFIDLLKGQTGPFAVDPRLQKMIAPVGTSKFNILNKQYTETDDLTQYQGMPYGLTSGQTTSQVNSVSLLSHAILKPDYTEYLMEYAEVEFILSEINGWNQNHYEKGVRASMTKWNIPQATINSYISDLPNANEATVMTQKYIALFMQPYEAWAEWRRTGFPNILIKPEGTGTLINPIGGSLTYTFTPLVPLTELPARLPYPVNQYDLNPENCRAAAQNIGGDTLETKLIWDTN, encoded by the coding sequence ATGAAAAACAAATTAAAAAAGATACCATTATTCGCAGCTTTACTAACAATAGTAACTACAACTTTCTTTAGTTGTACTGATCGATTCGACGAAATTAATACGAATCCTAATGCACCCGGTAAGGTTACCACACCGGGTTTGTTTAACAATGCTATGAGAGCTGTTATCACCTACCCTAGAAGCATGAGCGGATCGGCAAGATTAGCATTACCATGGATACAATATTCTGCACAGCTAAACTACACGGATGAAGACCGTTTTGCTTTTAGAGAAACAACCAATAGTGCTTTATTTAACATATATTATCTACAGGCTCAGAATTTTAAATCAGTGCTCGATCTCAACACCGCTCCGGAAACCGCTTCAGAGATGACTGCTTATGGCAATCAAGCCAATCAGATTGCAGCTTCCCGTATCATGTTAGCTTACATTTTTAATAAACTGGTTGACGTCTACGGTGATATACCTTATTACTCTTTTGGCAGTGACGATCCCGATTTTGAAGCATTAAACAAAGATAATCCCACTCCTAAATTTGCTTCTCAGGAGAAAATTTATACCGATTTATTGAAAGAACTGAAAGAAGCGGTCGAATCTATTGATTCAAATGACAAGCTTTTTTATGATAATCAGGATAATTACTTCGGTAGTGCCGAAAAGTTAAAACGATTCGGGAATTCATTACGCTTACGAATTGCCAATAGAGTGAAACACGTTATTCCGGGTGCTAATACACACATACAGGAAGCAATAGTTTCCGGAGTAATGGAATCTGCCGATGACAGTGTTGGAGTTACATTCGAAGCTAATAGCGTTAATCCGGCACCAACTTATGTTGCCTTTTTTATAGACAACAGAACAGATTACACAGCATCAAAAACATTTATTGATCTTTTAAAAGGTCAGACCGGTCCGTTCGCTGTTGATCCCAGATTACAAAAAATGATAGCTCCGGTTGGAACCTCGAAATTTAACATCCTCAATAAGCAATATACGGAAACCGATGATCTAACTCAGTATCAAGGCATGCCATATGGTCTTACTTCCGGTCAAACGACTAGTCAGGTAAATAGTGTATCGCTATTATCTCACGCTATTTTAAAACCCGACTATACCGAATATCTAATGGAATATGCTGAAGTAGAATTTATATTATCGGAAATAAATGGCTGGAATCAGAATCACTATGAAAAAGGAGTACGTGCCTCGATGACGAAATGGAATATTCCACAGGCTACTATAAACTCTTACATTAGTGATTTACCAAATGCTAATGAAGCAACTGTAATGACTCAAAAATATATTGCTTTATTTATGCAACCTTACGAAGCCTGGGCAGAATGGAGAAGAACCGGTTTTCCAAATATCCTGATTAAACCGGAAGGAACCGGAACTTTGATCAATCCGATTGGCGGTAGTTTGACCTATACCTTTACCCCTTTAGTTCCGTTGACAGAACTACCTGCGCGACTACCCTATCCGGTGAATCAATATGATCTGAATCCGGAAAACTGTCGGGCAGCTGCGCAAAATATAGGTGGTGATACTTTAGAGACAAAGTTAATATGGGATACGAACTAG